The Plasmodium coatneyi strain Hackeri chromosome 5, complete sequence DNA window TAAGGACTACTtaaagaaggacaaaaaattCGACGATAAATTTGTTGAAGATTTGCAGAGGGAAAATATTCAAGTAACAAAAATTGACCTTGACAATGTTAAGGATGTATTAAGCACAATCGACTTTGTGGTCATAGGAACAGAACTTGTAATTGACAATGGAGGGATTATTAACAAGAAAGGTATTAAACAGCTAGCTGAATTGTGTTCatcaaatagaaaagaatttTATGTCACTTGTGAAGcgtataaatttttaaaaattgaaaaaataaaaaatttcgccCAGGAGTTTTATTCATATTGTACGGAAAATACAGCTAACGGaggtaaaaatttgtatGAATTTCTTCCCCACCATTTTATTACACTTTTTTACACGGACATTggaatttttcccccatcTGCAATTTCGTACGAACTGAACAAATTGTACATCAACGATGTTAATTGAGGTTTGACATGCTCCTTTCAAATAGGCGAGATTGTCCACCGTTGCTTTACGTCTATCACACCGAATTGGAtgttttacatatatacgatGAGGTGCTTCACAcgtgttccccttttgggggggaagtacaCCTTCCGCTGTTTGTTGTACCCTGGCATATTGCATCACATTTTGTTtgattttccttccccatttttacgcAAATCCCTTTTTGCTCGCCCCCAAGTAGCCTTTTCAGCGACCATTAGGGGGGcgcaaccttttttttgtattttttcatttctcccttttctttttttatttgtttcccGTTAGTGCCTGCtgcatttccccttttttttcaaaaaaaaattaatttttacaaatgtgTCTTTCCAGTTTGtttttctgctccttttCAAGCACAACGCATTGCGCGCATCGTAATGGCGAATTGATGCTGCATTCGGCATGCATTTAAGGGAGAAGAGACTGGACCCCTTAAAATAGCCTGTTGCGACGTTTTGTCCATCTGCATGGAACGAAATGCAATATATAACAATCTCTGCAGTGGGTCTCACCCCCACAATGTGGCGTTACCATGTTAtactatttatttcttctttttggctaaatgtgtacattattGTACTTGCCCGTTGTGCCAAATATTTGGGACGCATCATTCCTGCTTCGTCCAAATTAAAGCTTAATTTTGAGGGAGGTACACACACACCGGTGGGGGGAGCTGTCCTCCTTGACGACAACTTAAATGCCTTCCCTGCGCTTGTTTCCGACAATTCGCTTTCGCCTCCCCATGGTGCGCAAAGTACACGAAATAGGATCGCCCTGCACACCTCTCCAAAGCGCGCAGgtgtgttccatttttaaggaCCCGCAACAGTCTCACCTTGCAGTGCTACTTCTTCATTCCATGTGCAgttaggcaaaaaaaaaaaaaaaaaaaaaaaaaatctatcAAATTGTATGAACAGTcaggcaaaaaatgaaaaaaaaaaaaaaaaaaaaaaaaacatagatAAAATGGAACTAcctaaatgtacacatacgaTAGGATCCTGTTTCTTTTCAAAAGAGAGTAtatttgttctatttttattctttccccaAGAACTGCCATAATTTGCAAAGGCGCAGGTATGTAGCCTCTTTTTAAGCTCTTCCCCCCGCTTCGTTACCCCTTAACCATTCGCCTCTTTTCAGTAATATGAGCTTCACCCACTCACACATTAAGCTGCACAATGGAATATTAAAGAAAAGCTctcaaaataaaattttttgtagcaactttttcaaaagagGGAAACATGACTGTGCGATAACTTACGTGCATAATCGCACATGCgagaaagaagtaaagggtGTAAGTGGCGGTACCAGGGGGCCGCATTTTGTCCATGTGAGAAATTTTATTCACCTATCGAGCATCGCCGCTAGCTGTGATGGAGCCAGTTCGAAGGGATACAGCCAATGGGACAAAGCAGACAAATCGATCGCGTCCGCCCCGCAggacaaggaaaaaacgtgcgATAGTGAACATAAGGGGAATGAAAACCTCGAATGGGTCAAAAGTGACAAAAgtgataaaaatgaagaaacgcTGGCAGTTGCCCCCCCAGGGGAAGTTACGAACGATGAAATCATCCCGTACACCCATTTCATCAtcgaaaaatgcaaagcTAACATGCAGCAAGATGTAGACAACTACGAATCTTCCTGGTATGTCGAACTCGTTTACGAATTACtgaattgcacaaaaattaTGTTCGACTGTTCTTGGATGACGTCAATCGTAGCAACGACGTCATTCATGAGGATGATTATTTTACCCTTAACCGTATCGGCAGAACGGGacagaagaaaacaaaaaatattaaatccCCTAATAAAAGAATTGACAAATAAATTGAAAAGTAATGCACAAGatggaaatataaaaatggcacttgaatttaaaaaaaaaatccttaaCATTAGAAATACGCATGGGATATCCTTAATCCCCAAGTCGATTATCCTGATGGCATTTTTTCAAacccctttattttttatattttatttttctatgaaaaaaatggcgtcCTATCCTGAAGTATTTAAAGAATTTACTTTTGAGTCTCCACTATGGTTAGACAGTCTTTCCTTACCTGACCCGTACTATATACTTCCTCTCCTGTCCTCCCTCTTGCTACTATCAAATAATGAATTAACAGCATTGATTGACAAGGCGTTAAGCAATAGCAAGTCCAGTTCCCTCCCTGGAGATGAGAGcgaatttcaaaaaaaaatgaaacaagtGTCAAAGCTAGCCATGagattattttatatatcctctttatttttttttaaatccatGCCATCGGGCTTACTCATTTATTTGATCACcaacacattttttcaattacTTACCACCCAAATTTGTAAGATAAAAGTGGTAGAGAGATTTCTGGATCTGCCTCCGTTATACTCCAGAGGGCTGTCCTTTCAAGGGGATGCGGCAGCAAAGAATCAATCCGATTCGAAGCGCAGAAAGGGCATTCACATGGACGACTTTGTAAAGGGTAAGTTCAAGTAAGGCGTGGTACTAACACCCCTGTGGTAGGAAAAAGACGTGGCGACAGAATACCCAACATTTTATACGTATAGGTAGCTATGCTTGCGCATCCACCATTACTACACAGCCGTGGTGTCCCGTGTAGTTTTGTCTATCCGTAAATGTTGCCCGAGCATAACTTGTGTGGTAAGCGGGTATCTCTTCACATTGACCATGCCCCTTTTCCTCGTTGTGCAGCTCGTgaattgttttattttgacttttttttttctttcttttttttttgtttaaacaTAGAtcgcttttcttcttaaaagcTCATCGATTCCCTTTaagggatttttttttttttttaaaacagcCTTAATGCATTCTTAGTACACACTGCACTGGTCGATCGGATGGCACGGGAAAAACAatacgaaaaggaaagcacATGTGAGTAGCGTTGTGGAATATAGGTAGGGGCACACCCACGGAAGTACACAAAGATGTGTATGAATGAATGCTTGACAGTACGAGCCTACAATtgcaatttccttttttaaatcctaaggaaggggaaaaaatggaaagtatATCCCCATTCCGCAGTATACATTCGAGATGCTTAACTAGGCAATTGTCATATTtcttggattttttttttcttccttcaaaaaggggaaaataaatatgtgggCCTAAAACGCAGGGGCAGCGTATAACGTACATTCGGGATTCTCGCCCGCTGGggaaaaagtgggaaaacgGATGGAAGATTCGATTTGATAAACTGCTTGACGGAGGGATTGCCTGTGCCTTGCTTCACCTCACTATCGTTGCGCTTGCTTCACTTTTCCCTTAATGTaatcattttgttcctttcttgTATCTCCCCactttgtacaaaaaaagaaacgttgcccctttttttttttaattgtgttcATAGAAttaacttcatttttgccttttcgcTGCAATTCgcctttgcacttttttttgcctacctgttttttaacttcccttttttcctgcccgtttttttgcccttcccCTGTTGGTCCTATCTCCTCGTCTGTTCCCAGAAAcaaaggagtttttttttttttttttttttttttttcttgtacgCGTATATGTGCcgactttttatttctctctcATTTTCAACTGGGCCCTAAGTCGTTACTTTTGCTtcaagaggaagagaaggaaacattTCCTTGTGAAGCGACATTTGTGTTTTGCATGTAGGGGGAAccgaagatttttttttttttttttttttcctttctgctttgtccttttttgttgttttttttatctccttttcccttcttgaaatggaaaaagtgaatCTATAAGAGGGACGCTGATCATTTTGCCATTGTCATCGTATGTTTGTTACACTACCCCCGCTTCAGCATAGAAGAATTTAAAGTCCATCCATTTTCATGTTACCACAGCTGAGGGGCACCTCGCGTGAATATAGGGACGTCCCTTCCCCCCAACCTTTGCTGCATTCCTGCCAGCcaaattatccaaaaaatCCGAATCATGTTTAAGTCAAgttaagaatgaaaaaagtccAAAGCGCAAATTGTGAGTCGCTGGAAAATCCCACCGAACGGGAAAGTGACTCCTACGATGCGAATAAGGTAAGCCATTTTGTGGGAGAGcaagaagggaggaaaatacCCATTGATGAAAATGGCCCCAACGCAGGGGGGAATAACACTAGTAGACATAACGCTGAAGGGGGTGAAGGGACAACCCCCAATAACGCTGACAATAACAATGTCCCCAACGATAGTACCAACGTAGACGTGGAAGATAAAATAATTAGGAAATATCTGAGCAAGCGGATGAGTAACATAGGCTTAACCCCCATGAGAGGGGGTGACagtggaggagaagaaagtgcagaagaaagggaaaaacaaaaggcAGACGGAGGTGGAAACCTTAGCAGAGGCGGATGTTTGGGTGAAAGTCTTGTTAACGGAGGAGAGGGACAGTCCCCCAAACGTCCATGCGAACTGCCCAAAGAACACGTCAATATCATAAGCGACAGCAACAGTAGCAGTGACGGGGATGACGTGCCGCTGCTGAAAACGCTCAACATTGAAGAAACAAAAGTGCGaatcaaaatgggaaacacAACGGGAACCTATGGCGATGACGCTGTCGCGAAAATCGGAAGTGCAATTCTAAAGAAGCGCAAGACGCACGAAGGGgcagagaaaataaaaaatattaaacgTTCCCGTATCAATGGGGACATGCAAAGTGGAAACAAAAACAGGGACACCGATCCTGAGTCAGATGCAAGTAGCGACGACGAATACTTGATTAACCTTATTAACAGGAACGGTGGTAGTGACGACCTCCAGGGCAGTAAAAAACAGCAGAATGCAAGAAAAGGCGCTTATCGCCGTTTAAATGAGAAGGCTAGCAGAAAGACAAGAATGAGTGATAACCGTGGGGAAGGAAGCGACTCCTCAGCAGACGACGACAGCACATCCAGCTGCGATTCGGACGAACCCATCCTTGTAAAAAGTAAACTAAAAAATCAAACCAATTATCCCCCAAGTGGGGTAGGCAGTAGTAACGATAGGCACAGCGGATTGGTGCAGACAATTTCCAGCACTGGTGACAGCGTCAGGGCTCAGAATAACGGCGTACGTAACAATGACACAAAACAGGTTATATCGAAAGGCAACGCACAGGTAGCAGTAGTTAACAGTAGTGCAGCcgcaagggggaaaaatgcctCCTCAAAAGCGCATGCATCCCCTAAAACGCGTGTATCGTCTAAGACACGCGCTGCCCCAAACGCCAAGGGAAGTgctgctaaaaaaaaaaaatcgaaaaaaaatataggaaaaaaaaaaaaacaaaacagcaAAGGTGCACAGAAAGGGGGCACCAAGGAGGCGCGGCAAAAAGGCGTAGCGGCTAAAAGGATAAAGAAAGGCAGCAAAGGAAGTAGCCACGCAAAAGGGAGAAATCACGCCAGCCGCAATGATAAACGAAAGAGCAGGCACAGCAGTGACGACCTCGAAAATAGCTTCAGTCAAAGCAACGACATCGAAACGGATTCCATCGTTGTAGGCACCTTCGACCCGCACAATCGGACCCCCAAGGAAAAGCTCGTTGCACAGTTACTCATTCGCTGGTGGTATGTCCTACCGGACTGGCCAACACCCGACTTTAATTACGAGCCAGAATTGACGAGAAGAAAGTTGAGGTTAGTCCCCCTGGAAGAGTACGAAGATGAGGAAGACATTAACAAAGAGGGATTTAGAAAGGTATATGAAATTTCTGCCTTTCCGGGGGTCTTTCGAGACGCAACTGGACAGGCATATGACTTAAGGGACAAGGAATCCTGCCCATGTTACAACAActttatgaaaaaaacagaattaGAGTTGCTAGAATTAATCTGCCAGGCGATAAGGAACCAAATAGAATCTTTGAAAAAGTCCATCTACGATGAAAGCGGCACGGAGAAGACTCTCGAAAGGCAGCTGAAAGACGCAGAGGTGAAGCtgaacaaaatgacaaaaaaaaaggcaacaaaaacaaaagcgGGGGAGGACCTCAATGAAGTACCCGAGGAGGAATCCGAGGGAACACCTGCTTAGAGGGGGGTACATAGTGCTCTGTTGAGGAGGCCTGCCAAAGGGAGGGCAAAACTCTATCCTTCCTTGGTACCCCACTTCGATGCCCCCCCATATGTACTGCCCCTCACTTGAAGACAAAATTTACGACTCTGTTCGGAATATACACAACGTTCACAAGtcgttttccctttttcttctctttttcgaTTCGATccgttattttatttgtggCCTCACGAATGATGCTCTGTGATCTTTCCGACGGTTCATCATCCGTGGGGCGTTCCGAATGATCACAACTTTCTGAACTTCTTACATCCCCCAAACCGCTTTCCCCCGCAACTTCCATGAAGGTCACGTGGCGGTTATTCAGCCGGATGGAAAGCCTGCCAACCCGCCTCTCCTCCAACCGGAACAAGGAGGGCCAGCGCGCAAAGTACATCAGGCTAGAATTGCAGAAGTAACAAATCTGCTTTCTCTCcggtttgtattttttcaagTAGAAAAACCAAAACTCCTCGCAGATGTGTggacaaaaagggaacagCAACTTCacaaaaatcaaaaaaatcTTCAGCGGAATGTAatcccattttttaatttcgttGAAAAAGATCATGAAGAAGGAGACGGCTGTGTTTAGCTTCATGCTATTTAGACATCTAGTTATTTtgttaatgaaaaaatttgccctttctttcttctccctATCAATATcgcatacctttttttttacaataaggTCTGATAGCTGTTTGGACGAATGGTCTTCACTCCGTAGGGAGTTCATATTACGTTTTATCgcttctcttttcctttcggGGTTGAATTCTCCTTCATGTTGGCTACCCCCACGTTTAATCATTTCAAATTTAAGGATCATCTgcttgtttcttttttttctcctgcaCTTGGTGCAAATTATATGGTCGCTAGTTCGCTCGCGGGGGGGCTCCACATAATTATCTGCACCCTTCTGGGGAACTCCCGAATCAACCTCCGTAGTGGCGTTACATTCATCATGTCCCTTCTCCCTCTCTAAGGCGGGATCCATTACATCCTGCACAAACAAGCTGTACAAATTGGTTAAGAATTTAAAAGTCCCTTTTATTCCCTTGAGGTCCCATTTCTTGTTTTGATCTATCGGTCCTAAAAATAGGATGTACAGTCGGAGACAATCGGACCCATACTTTTTCACGATATCGTTTGGGTTCACTGTGTTTCCTCTAGACTTGGACATCTTTTCATAGTTGGCTTTTACTTCCACGTGTGGGGCGTCCttcaaataatattttccctcTCTCTGCATGACCAGCTCCTCT harbors:
- a CDS encoding Inner membrane protein oxa1-2 gives rise to the protein MSFTHSHIKLHNGILKKSSQNKIFCSNFFKRGKHDCAITYVHNRTCEKEVKGVSGGTRGPHFVHVRNFIHLSSIAASCDGASSKGYSQWDKADKSIASAPQDKEKTCDSEHKGNENLEWVKSDKSDKNEETLAVAPPGEVTNDEIIPYTHFIIEKCKANMQQDVDNYESSWYVELVYELLNCTKIMFDCSWMTSIVATTSFMRMIILPLTVSAERDRRKQKILNPLIKELTNKLKSNAQDGNIKMALEFKKKILNIRNTHGISLIPKSIILMAFFQTPLFFIFYFSMKKMASYPEVFKEFTFESPLWLDSLSLPDPYYILPLLSSLLLLSNNELTALIDKALSNSKSSSLPGDESEFQKKMKQVSKLAMRLFYISSLFFFKSMPSGLLIYLITNTFFQLLTTQICKIKVVERFLDLPPLYSRGLSFQGDAAAKNQSDSKRRKGIHMDDFVKGKFK